The following proteins are co-located in the Haloarcula rubripromontorii genome:
- a CDS encoding PaaI family thioesterase: MSLKSMFNDIPFVKQLGMEITAVDDGYAAGELPLEDGHSSNPKSIIAHGGVTYSLVDTVGGAAVVSQSGTVSPTVDMRIDYLAPATADLRTEAEVIRSGGSVSVVDAEVYDTDGHHIASARGTYKTDGDRGESPWTAGVDESEITHPTDD, translated from the coding sequence ATGAGTCTCAAATCGATGTTCAACGACATTCCGTTTGTCAAGCAGTTAGGGATGGAGATCACGGCTGTCGATGACGGGTATGCGGCAGGCGAACTCCCGCTGGAGGATGGCCATTCCTCGAATCCCAAATCGATAATCGCACACGGCGGCGTCACGTACTCGCTCGTCGACACCGTCGGTGGGGCGGCCGTCGTCTCGCAATCCGGCACCGTCTCGCCAACGGTCGACATGCGGATCGATTACCTCGCGCCAGCGACCGCCGATTTACGGACTGAGGCGGAGGTCATCCGAAGCGGCGGGAGCGTCTCCGTCGTCGATGCAGAAGTGTACGATACCGACGGGCATCACATCGCAAGCGCTCGTGGGACGTACAAGACGGACGGCGACCGCGGCGAGTCGCCGTGGACAGCAGGCGTCGACGAATCAGAGATCACCCATCCGACCGACGACTAA
- a CDS encoding NUDIX hydrolase — protein sequence MQPQRATYVKKACAYITRNGSELLVFDGPGHDGLQIPKGTVEPGEEPRVAVQREAVEESGLASFERLRHIATDVWTRRRSPPKRYVRSFYHLPVHESRDHWVHTVTGTGEERGAEFEFSWVDLPTDATFALDLDDYIHSLTSPAEAATAGDVAAD from the coding sequence ATGCAACCACAGCGGGCGACGTACGTAAAGAAAGCCTGTGCCTACATCACCAGAAACGGGTCGGAGCTCCTGGTGTTCGACGGCCCGGGCCACGACGGGCTACAGATACCAAAGGGAACTGTTGAACCGGGCGAGGAGCCGCGAGTCGCCGTACAGCGAGAGGCTGTCGAGGAGAGCGGTCTCGCTTCATTCGAGCGACTGCGACACATCGCCACCGACGTCTGGACGCGCCGCCGGTCGCCGCCAAAGCGGTACGTGCGGTCGTTCTACCACCTCCCCGTCCACGAGTCCCGGGACCACTGGGTCCACACCGTCACCGGGACGGGTGAGGAGCGCGGCGCGGAGTTCGAGTTCTCGTGGGTCGACCTCCCGACCGACGCCACCTTCGCACTCGACCTCGACGACTACATCCACTCGCTGACGAGTCCCGCCGAGGCGGCGACAGCCGGCGATGTGGCTGCCGATTAG
- a CDS encoding thiolase family protein → MPTPVIVDAVRTPQGKEDGALAGVRSEDLSVPLINQLLASTGVEAEDVDDLLWGCAQQRGEQGNNMARVIALLSDLGESVPASTINRWCASSAEALMRAADAIAAGQRDVLIAGGVESMSRVQMDENTHNVHPRLAEQYNIGELQMGMTAEKVASEMEVSRQEQDEYALRSHQRAADATESGRFDDEIVPIDTDDGQLEADEGIRPDTTLEKLSQLPTVFKSDGTVTPGNASQVSDGAAGLMVTSREFAEDRGLDILAEIGSHEVAGVDPTVMGIGPVPAVRKLTERTDRETDDYDLVELNEAFASQCLYCQRELGFDDDIYNVNGGAIAIGHPLGASGARLPVTLVHEMNRRDAELGLATECVGFGQGAAIEFRLP, encoded by the coding sequence ATGCCCACACCTGTCATCGTGGATGCAGTCAGAACGCCACAGGGAAAGGAGGACGGCGCACTCGCCGGCGTCCGGAGCGAAGACCTCTCGGTGCCGCTCATCAACCAGTTGCTCGCGTCGACCGGCGTCGAGGCCGAGGACGTCGACGACCTGCTGTGGGGGTGTGCCCAGCAGCGCGGGGAACAGGGCAACAACATGGCCCGGGTCATCGCGCTGTTGTCAGACCTCGGCGAGAGCGTCCCCGCATCGACGATCAACCGCTGGTGTGCGTCCTCGGCCGAGGCGCTGATGCGGGCCGCCGACGCCATCGCGGCCGGCCAGCGCGACGTGCTCATCGCCGGCGGCGTCGAATCGATGTCCCGCGTGCAGATGGACGAGAACACTCACAACGTCCACCCCCGACTGGCCGAACAGTACAACATCGGCGAACTCCAGATGGGAATGACCGCCGAAAAGGTCGCCAGCGAGATGGAGGTCTCCCGTCAGGAGCAAGACGAGTACGCGCTCCGAAGCCACCAGCGCGCCGCCGACGCGACGGAGTCCGGTCGCTTCGACGACGAAATCGTCCCCATCGACACCGATGACGGCCAGCTCGAAGCAGACGAGGGTATCCGCCCCGACACCACGCTCGAAAAGCTGTCCCAGCTACCGACAGTGTTCAAGTCGGACGGGACAGTCACACCCGGCAACGCCTCGCAGGTCTCCGACGGCGCGGCGGGGCTGATGGTCACCTCTCGTGAGTTCGCGGAAGACCGCGGACTCGACATCCTGGCCGAAATCGGCTCCCACGAAGTCGCCGGTGTCGACCCGACCGTGATGGGTATCGGTCCGGTCCCCGCTGTCCGCAAACTCACCGAGCGCACCGACCGCGAGACGGACGACTACGACCTCGTGGAACTGAACGAGGCCTTCGCCTCCCAGTGTCTGTACTGCCAGCGCGAACTCGGCTTCGACGACGATATCTACAACGTCAACGGCGGCGCAATCGCCATCGGCCATCCGCTCGGGGCCTCCGGCGCGCGCCTCCCGGTGACGCTCGTCCACGAGATGAACCGCCGCGACGCGGAGCTCGGCCTGGCGACGGAGTGTGTCGGCTTCGGCCAGGGTGCGGCCATCGAGTTCCGACTGCCCTGA
- a CDS encoding pyridoxamine 5'-phosphate oxidase family protein, whose protein sequence is MTIDNLEAAGLRRMDDSDIAAFLSNQRVGVLGLPTEAGPYMIPLSFGYDGDRSLYFTFVGGSASRKQQLTEAAADATVLVYKVESMFHWESVLLQGSIEAVPESEWDDLADVLDGAWRPEVFADAIEKEDVAIYRFHIDEREGLRHAGLPPGFEPE, encoded by the coding sequence ATGACAATAGATAATCTCGAAGCGGCCGGACTCAGACGCATGGACGACAGCGACATCGCGGCGTTTCTGTCGAACCAGCGGGTCGGCGTGCTGGGACTGCCGACGGAGGCCGGCCCGTACATGATTCCCCTGTCCTTTGGCTACGACGGCGACCGGTCGCTGTATTTCACCTTCGTCGGTGGGTCGGCGAGTCGCAAGCAACAGTTGACCGAGGCGGCGGCGGACGCGACTGTACTCGTGTACAAAGTCGAATCGATGTTCCACTGGGAGAGCGTCCTCCTACAGGGCAGTATCGAGGCCGTCCCCGAGTCCGAGTGGGACGACCTCGCAGACGTGCTCGACGGAGCGTGGCGACCGGAGGTGTTCGCGGACGCGATTGAGAAAGAGGATGTCGCAATCTACCGGTTCCATATCGATGAGCGCGAAGGGCTCAGACACGCTGGCCTCCCGCCGGGGTTCGAGCCAGAGTAA
- a CDS encoding DUF1508 domain-containing protein, producing the protein METNNTLISVYRNRIGDPTTDDEVYGYWLFVFGIVLGIVGLLLFYLTASRSTPRQFGYLLGAIGLISLFAGPTIRLPLTRRGLILTYLGGVVGLVAIVWFTTFYPSNWTGPEGNPAVTLYIVGLGLMAVGAVVSPLLTGRKEAYDEAIRTAQEATELAEQSSREAEEASRTASEQSEVAEQASRERDTLAEQLATSEAAREELATVADATEAELAAAQATIAAAMDSKATFELYEDAAGKYRWRLRHRNSNVIADSAQGYSSRQKAMQGLRSVQSNAAGGAVVFFEDATEDDTAEDVPVVPAPESDATFELFEDSAGEFRWRLRHDNGNIIADSGEGYASKSNVRRALESVRAYVPGAAYLKIDPVAYEVYADAAGEFRWRLLHRNGNILADSGEGYSSRSNARRAARRVGELAPESAVDDGFEVYEDAGEEWRWRLRADNGELVADSGEGYANRSKTMDAVERVQSYAADADLLEIGSAAFEVYEDRGAEWRWRLRHRNGEIIADSGEGYAERNKAVAAIERVKRHAPGALQEE; encoded by the coding sequence ATGGAAACTAATAACACATTAATCTCGGTGTATCGGAACCGCATCGGTGACCCGACGACCGACGACGAGGTCTACGGGTACTGGCTGTTCGTTTTCGGCATCGTACTCGGTATCGTCGGCCTTCTCCTGTTTTATTTGACAGCGTCGCGGAGTACACCGCGGCAGTTCGGCTATCTCCTCGGTGCGATTGGCCTCATCTCGCTGTTTGCGGGACCGACCATCCGACTGCCGCTGACACGTCGGGGCCTGATACTCACCTACCTCGGTGGCGTGGTCGGACTGGTCGCTATCGTGTGGTTCACCACGTTCTACCCGTCGAACTGGACCGGTCCCGAGGGGAATCCGGCGGTGACGCTGTACATCGTCGGCCTCGGCCTGATGGCGGTCGGCGCGGTCGTTTCTCCGCTGCTGACCGGCCGGAAAGAGGCGTACGACGAGGCGATACGGACGGCACAGGAAGCGACGGAGTTGGCCGAGCAATCGTCCCGAGAGGCAGAAGAGGCCTCCCGGACGGCCAGCGAGCAGTCCGAGGTGGCCGAGCAAGCGAGCCGCGAGCGGGACACGCTGGCCGAGCAGTTGGCGACCAGCGAAGCTGCCCGCGAGGAGCTGGCGACCGTCGCCGACGCGACCGAGGCGGAACTGGCCGCGGCACAGGCCACCATCGCGGCCGCGATGGACAGCAAGGCGACGTTCGAACTGTACGAAGACGCCGCCGGGAAGTACCGCTGGCGCTTGCGCCACCGGAACTCAAACGTCATCGCCGACAGCGCACAGGGGTACTCCTCGCGCCAGAAGGCGATGCAGGGCCTTCGCAGCGTCCAGTCCAACGCCGCCGGCGGAGCTGTGGTCTTCTTCGAGGACGCGACCGAGGACGACACCGCCGAGGACGTGCCGGTCGTGCCGGCCCCCGAAAGCGACGCTACGTTCGAACTGTTCGAGGATTCGGCCGGGGAGTTCCGGTGGCGCTTGCGCCACGACAACGGCAACATCATCGCCGACAGCGGTGAGGGGTACGCCTCGAAGTCGAACGTCCGCCGGGCGCTCGAAAGCGTCCGCGCGTACGTCCCCGGCGCGGCCTACCTCAAGATCGACCCGGTGGCGTACGAGGTGTACGCCGACGCCGCGGGGGAGTTCCGCTGGCGCTTGCTCCACCGCAACGGCAACATCCTCGCCGACTCCGGCGAGGGGTACAGTTCCCGGTCGAACGCCCGGCGGGCAGCCCGTCGCGTCGGCGAACTCGCGCCGGAGTCCGCGGTCGACGACGGCTTCGAGGTGTACGAGGACGCTGGCGAGGAGTGGCGCTGGCGGCTGCGGGCCGACAACGGCGAACTCGTCGCCGACAGCGGCGAGGGCTACGCGAACCGGTCGAAAACCATGGATGCCGTCGAGCGAGTCCAGTCCTATGCCGCCGACGCCGACCTGCTTGAGATCGGGAGTGCGGCCTTCGAGGTGTACGAGGACCGAGGTGCGGAGTGGCGCTGGCGACTCCGCCACCGCAACGGCGAGATCATCGCCGACTCCGGCGAGGGGTACGCCGAACGCAACAAGGCCGTCGCCGCCATCGAGCGGGTCAAGCGCCACGCGCCTGGTGCACTACAGGAGGAGTAA
- a CDS encoding ATP-binding protein — MSNPELDVVEFLLTATIYSERRDLEPDDLPASYRSVFWTDGEIERPLSVTNTTASEATGVDRPWAAISGLMFTDRDDFSGSISMTDRDLAEEWFLERVDASALEDNPVLAKAFEDQVEGADYERAREQNRPSRADRAFIDAKLEEAFDTDDEDDEEMLDLVDVRAPEEVEMTLADLVLTTDQEDEIQKIVKAIEHRDYLARIGLREIGKLLFVGPPGTGKTSVARALAHDLDLPFVEVKLSMITSQYLGETAKNVEKVFEVAKRLSPCILFMDEFDFVAKTRSSDEHAAIKRAVNTLLKSIDEISLIQDEVLLIGATNHPDQLDAAAWRRFDEIVNFPKPDHGMRADILRIVTQQMEIDDFDPETLAELTEGLTGSDLRLVLREAVLNALTEERTTLTQQDLEDAIIDFEERDNLKNMDMMDGDADALVAGSGGFSGDGGSDHDHDH; from the coding sequence ATGAGCAATCCGGAACTGGATGTCGTTGAGTTTCTGCTGACGGCCACTATCTACAGCGAGCGGCGAGACCTCGAGCCGGACGACTTGCCGGCCTCGTACCGGTCCGTTTTCTGGACCGACGGCGAGATCGAACGACCGCTGTCGGTCACTAACACAACCGCGAGTGAGGCCACCGGTGTCGACCGGCCCTGGGCAGCCATCTCTGGCCTGATGTTCACCGACCGCGACGATTTCTCGGGGAGCATTTCCATGACGGACCGCGACCTCGCCGAGGAGTGGTTCCTCGAACGGGTCGACGCCTCGGCTCTCGAAGACAACCCGGTTCTGGCGAAAGCCTTCGAGGACCAGGTCGAGGGCGCTGACTACGAGCGGGCCCGCGAGCAGAACCGACCGTCGCGCGCCGACCGCGCGTTCATCGACGCGAAACTGGAGGAGGCGTTCGACACTGACGACGAGGACGACGAGGAGATGCTGGACCTCGTGGACGTGCGCGCCCCCGAAGAGGTCGAGATGACGCTGGCCGATCTGGTGTTGACCACCGACCAGGAAGACGAGATACAGAAGATTGTCAAGGCCATCGAACACCGCGACTACCTCGCCCGGATCGGCCTGCGAGAGATCGGGAAACTGCTGTTCGTCGGCCCGCCGGGGACCGGTAAGACGAGCGTCGCTCGCGCGCTGGCCCACGACCTCGACCTCCCCTTTGTCGAGGTGAAGCTCTCGATGATCACCAGCCAGTACCTCGGCGAGACGGCCAAGAACGTCGAGAAGGTCTTCGAGGTCGCAAAGCGGCTCTCGCCGTGTATCCTCTTTATGGACGAGTTCGACTTCGTCGCCAAGACCCGCTCCTCGGACGAACACGCCGCCATCAAGCGCGCCGTCAACACTCTCCTCAAGAGCATCGACGAGATTTCGCTCATCCAAGACGAGGTGTTGCTCATCGGCGCGACGAACCACCCCGATCAGCTCGACGCCGCCGCCTGGCGGCGCTTCGACGAAATCGTCAATTTCCCCAAGCCGGACCACGGGATGCGCGCGGACATCCTCCGCATCGTCACCCAGCAGATGGAGATCGACGACTTCGACCCCGAGACGCTGGCGGAGCTGACCGAGGGGCTGACCGGGAGCGACCTCCGGCTCGTACTCCGCGAAGCCGTCCTCAACGCCCTGACTGAGGAGCGGACCACACTGACCCAGCAGGACCTCGAAGACGCAATTATCGACTTCGAGGAGCGTGACAACCTCAAAAACATGGACATGATGGACGGCGACGCCGACGCGCTGGTCGCCGGGAGCGGCGGCTTCTCTGGCGACGGCGGCAGCGACCACGATCACGACCACTGA
- a CDS encoding MBL fold metallo-hydrolase, with protein sequence MEVTLLGTGDTTGTPTVQCDCDTCERARDPDEELRARVRERGIDPTGGVERSRFSVAVANDETGESLLIDLSPDFRHQFLRESVPLPDAAIVTHVHFDHLDGLGNAYRLFDDLPVHAADETDPVTDESVAEGVRSRYEYLDTVSVHAQTPYEPFAVAGFEVMLVPVTHPPLLCYGLRIEEPQTGAVLSISGDTCYDVPDRSKAVLTGADLALVEGIVHPEACEYHPKGGAHHDEDGVPRTFGTKHMTLPGARDFADDIDADDYRIVHTAHYVPADRAFADDIGLDGEQFTL encoded by the coding sequence ATGGAGGTCACGCTGCTTGGGACCGGCGACACGACGGGGACGCCGACTGTCCAGTGCGACTGTGACACGTGCGAACGGGCGCGCGACCCCGACGAGGAACTCCGGGCCCGCGTCCGCGAGCGCGGCATCGACCCGACGGGGGGCGTTGAGCGGTCGCGCTTCTCTGTTGCCGTGGCGAACGACGAAACCGGCGAGTCGCTGCTGATCGACCTCAGTCCGGACTTCCGTCACCAGTTCCTCCGCGAGTCGGTCCCGCTGCCGGACGCGGCTATCGTCACGCACGTCCACTTCGACCACCTCGACGGTCTCGGCAACGCCTACCGCCTGTTCGACGACCTGCCGGTCCACGCCGCCGACGAGACGGACCCGGTGACCGACGAGAGCGTCGCCGAGGGCGTCCGGAGCCGCTACGAGTACCTCGATACGGTGTCGGTCCACGCACAGACCCCCTACGAACCGTTCGCCGTCGCCGGCTTCGAGGTGATGCTGGTCCCCGTCACGCACCCGCCGCTTCTGTGCTACGGCCTGCGCATCGAGGAGCCACAGACCGGCGCGGTGCTGTCGATATCCGGGGACACCTGCTACGACGTGCCCGACCGCTCGAAAGCCGTGCTGACTGGCGCCGACCTCGCGCTCGTCGAGGGCATCGTCCACCCGGAGGCCTGCGAATACCACCCGAAAGGCGGCGCTCACCACGACGAGGACGGCGTGCCGCGGACCTTCGGCACGAAACACATGACCCTGCCCGGCGCGCGGGACTTCGCCGACGACATCGACGCCGACGACTACCGCATCGTCCACACCGCCCACTACGTCCCGGCGGACCGGGCCTTCGCCGACGACATCGGACTCGACGGCGAGCAGTTCACGCTCTAA
- a CDS encoding DUF5787 family protein, producing the protein MREFDFELALCAHLEREGRLVSRQLGGAVHGRRVLDTVVVEPGPEFDERAAITPERLPTAAIESTVGPGRARYWKDAFDCHPDRAERAVELAVERGFFERERRGGRTYVRQTTRYPDWVGEIVAIENKPDLGRPGDLESQLRTDVSLALADRVVLATASYVTGAHLNRIPEEVGVWRFDADSGTITVRREATQLPTDEAGVELLEERPVRTDVRVVSAAEKARTRRRLAERAYGKGWRSFDYPSCERCSPDSDGIPYCQWKERAVRESDDCGPDCGGYEAADPPAVDGESLRAERTPWRADPDGRRRRQSGLDRFG; encoded by the coding sequence GTGCGGGAGTTCGACTTCGAACTGGCGCTGTGTGCCCACCTCGAACGCGAGGGCCGACTGGTGAGCCGCCAGCTCGGCGGCGCTGTCCACGGCCGGCGCGTCCTCGACACCGTCGTTGTCGAGCCGGGACCCGAGTTCGACGAGCGAGCGGCCATCACTCCCGAACGGCTGCCGACGGCGGCCATCGAAAGCACCGTTGGCCCGGGTCGGGCGCGGTACTGGAAGGACGCCTTCGACTGCCATCCCGACCGCGCCGAGCGGGCCGTCGAACTGGCGGTCGAGCGCGGATTCTTCGAACGCGAGCGCCGCGGCGGCCGAACGTACGTCCGCCAGACGACGCGGTACCCCGACTGGGTCGGCGAAATCGTCGCCATCGAGAACAAGCCGGACCTGGGCCGGCCCGGCGATCTGGAATCGCAGTTGCGGACCGATGTCTCGCTCGCGCTCGCCGACCGCGTCGTACTGGCGACGGCCTCCTACGTTACCGGAGCACACCTCAACCGGATTCCCGAGGAGGTCGGCGTCTGGCGGTTCGACGCCGACAGCGGAACGATAACTGTCCGTCGGGAGGCGACACAGCTACCGACAGACGAGGCCGGTGTCGAACTCCTCGAAGAGCGTCCGGTCCGGACGGACGTGCGCGTAGTCAGCGCCGCCGAGAAGGCTCGCACGCGCCGGCGGTTGGCCGAGCGAGCGTACGGCAAAGGGTGGCGGAGCTTCGACTACCCGTCGTGCGAACGATGTTCACCAGACAGCGACGGGATTCCGTACTGTCAGTGGAAAGAGCGCGCGGTCCGCGAGAGCGACGATTGCGGACCGGACTGCGGCGGGTACGAGGCAGCCGACCCACCGGCCGTCGACGGCGAGTCGCTCCGGGCCGAGCGGACGCCGTGGCGGGCGGACCCAGACGGGCGCAGGCGTCGCCAGTCTGGACTGGATCGGTTCGGCTAG
- a CDS encoding DUF7351 domain-containing protein, with product MRVDESPETDADIDPATAFSVIASETRLDILEALWRADDRPVRFSELFDDVELADSGQFNYHLQELTGQFVSQGGDGYDLRHAGAQVIRAVRAGTFTRTPDIDPFPVTGACTRCGGGLLAEYADEQFAIDCRDCGKAHGKYPFPPGGLVDRTPAEVATAYAERVRHLHCLAADGVCPDCAGRMATEISRDGDCCLDVSVRAEFVCERCRHELCSPVGLTLLDDSRVAAFYDDHGVDLSSRPYWTLPWCVDDQYTTVEDTDPWRLAVRIPMAEAELTAYLDGDLQPVEFERQACEH from the coding sequence ATGCGAGTCGATGAGTCCCCCGAAACAGATGCCGACATCGATCCAGCGACAGCGTTCTCGGTCATCGCGAGCGAGACGCGCCTGGACATCTTGGAGGCGCTGTGGCGCGCAGACGACCGGCCGGTTCGCTTCTCAGAGTTGTTCGACGATGTCGAACTGGCAGACAGCGGGCAGTTCAACTATCACCTTCAGGAACTCACCGGCCAGTTCGTCAGCCAGGGAGGGGACGGGTACGACCTCCGGCACGCCGGGGCGCAGGTCATCCGTGCGGTGCGGGCAGGAACGTTCACCCGGACCCCCGACATCGACCCGTTCCCGGTGACCGGAGCCTGCACACGGTGTGGCGGCGGCCTACTGGCCGAGTACGCCGACGAGCAGTTCGCCATCGACTGCAGAGACTGCGGGAAAGCCCACGGCAAGTACCCGTTCCCGCCGGGCGGTCTGGTCGACCGGACGCCAGCGGAAGTCGCGACGGCCTACGCCGAGCGGGTGCGCCACCTCCACTGCCTGGCCGCCGACGGCGTCTGCCCCGACTGCGCCGGACGGATGGCGACGGAAATCTCTCGCGACGGCGACTGCTGTCTCGACGTGTCGGTCCGCGCCGAGTTCGTCTGCGAACGGTGTCGTCACGAACTCTGTTCGCCTGTCGGGCTGACACTACTGGACGACTCCCGCGTCGCAGCGTTCTACGACGACCACGGCGTCGACCTGTCGAGTCGACCCTACTGGACGCTCCCCTGGTGTGTCGACGACCAGTACACGACCGTCGAAGACACCGATCCGTGGCGGCTTGCGGTCCGGATTCCGATGGCCGAGGCGGAACTGACCGCCTATCTGGACGGCGATCTACAGCCGGTCGAGTTCGAGCGACAGGCCTGCGAACACTGA
- a CDS encoding translation initiation factor IF-2 subunit gamma: MTSNKQPEVNIGLVGHVDHGKTTLVQALSGEWTDQHSEEMKRGISIRLGYADATFRRCPEAEEPEAFTVDEHCDDHDVDTDHLRTVSFVDAPGHETLMATMLSGAAIMDGAVLVISATEPVPQAQTEEHLSALDIIGIDNIVIAQNKVDLVDEERAMQNYEQIQDFVEGTVAEGAPIVPISAGQEANIDLLIEAIQSEIPTPERDPDEDARMMVARSFDINRPGTTWDDLMGGVLGGSLVSGQLDVDDEIELRPGREVEEGGQTEWQPVTTTVRSLQSGGDFVDTVTPGGLLGVGTGLDPAITKGDALAGQVAGPPGSLPPVHETFTMDVDLLERIVGDDGGEVDEISTGEPLMLTIGTATTVGSVTSARDDECEVALKRPVCAASGSKIAINRRVGARWRLIGVGTLR; encoded by the coding sequence ATGACATCGAACAAACAACCGGAGGTGAACATCGGACTCGTCGGGCACGTCGACCACGGAAAGACGACACTCGTACAGGCGCTGTCCGGCGAATGGACCGACCAGCACTCCGAGGAGATGAAACGCGGTATCTCTATCCGACTCGGCTACGCCGACGCGACGTTCCGTCGCTGCCCGGAGGCCGAGGAGCCGGAGGCCTTTACCGTCGACGAGCACTGCGACGACCACGACGTCGACACCGACCACCTCCGGACGGTGTCGTTCGTGGACGCGCCCGGCCACGAGACGCTCATGGCCACCATGCTGTCCGGTGCGGCCATCATGGACGGGGCCGTACTCGTCATCTCGGCGACGGAGCCTGTCCCACAGGCCCAGACCGAGGAGCACCTCTCTGCGCTCGACATCATCGGCATCGACAACATCGTCATCGCCCAGAACAAGGTCGACCTCGTCGACGAGGAGCGGGCGATGCAGAACTACGAGCAGATTCAGGACTTTGTCGAAGGCACCGTCGCCGAAGGCGCACCGATTGTCCCCATCAGCGCGGGTCAGGAAGCCAACATCGACCTGCTCATTGAGGCCATCCAGTCCGAGATCCCGACGCCGGAACGGGACCCCGACGAGGACGCCCGCATGATGGTCGCACGCTCGTTCGACATCAACCGACCCGGAACGACCTGGGACGACCTGATGGGCGGCGTGCTGGGCGGCTCGCTCGTCAGCGGCCAGCTGGACGTCGATGACGAGATCGAACTCCGCCCCGGCCGCGAGGTCGAGGAAGGCGGCCAGACGGAGTGGCAGCCCGTGACGACGACGGTCCGGTCGCTCCAGTCCGGCGGCGACTTCGTGGACACGGTCACGCCGGGCGGTCTGCTCGGCGTCGGGACCGGTCTCGACCCCGCAATCACGAAAGGGGACGCGCTCGCCGGCCAGGTCGCCGGCCCGCCCGGCAGCCTCCCGCCGGTCCACGAGACGTTCACGATGGACGTGGACCTGCTGGAACGAATCGTCGGTGACGACGGCGGCGAGGTCGACGAGATATCGACCGGCGAACCGCTCATGCTGACTATCGGCACCGCCACGACTGTCGGTTCAGTCACGAGCGCCCGAGACGACGAATGTGAAGTCGCGCTCAAGCGCCCGGTCTGTGCGGCGTCGGGCTCGAAGATCGCCATCAACCGCCGTGTCGGCGCTCGGTGGCGGCTCATCGGTGTCGGCACGTTGCGGTGA
- a CDS encoding twitching motility protein PilT, producing the protein MIVLDTNALMMPVECNVRLFEELDRVLPDATDYVAPAAVRDELAKLADGAGAEATAASVGQDLLDRCTVRETTADYADDAVLELAQADEATHAVTNDNPLKRRLLDAGVPVISLRGRNKLGITQP; encoded by the coding sequence ATGATCGTGCTGGACACGAACGCGCTGATGATGCCGGTCGAATGCAACGTGCGGCTGTTCGAGGAACTCGACAGGGTGTTGCCGGACGCGACGGACTACGTCGCGCCCGCCGCCGTCCGCGACGAGCTAGCGAAACTGGCCGACGGGGCTGGCGCGGAAGCGACTGCGGCCTCAGTCGGGCAGGACCTGCTGGACCGGTGTACGGTCCGGGAGACGACGGCCGACTACGCCGACGACGCCGTCCTCGAACTGGCACAGGCAGACGAAGCGACACACGCGGTCACGAACGACAACCCCCTCAAACGACGCCTGCTGGACGCGGGCGTTCCAGTAATTAGTTTAAGGGGCCGGAACAAACTGGGTATCACTCAACCATAA
- a CDS encoding DNA-directed RNA polymerase, giving the protein MYKRVRLRDTVEVPPRFLAEVSPGLVKRLLQEKLEGRMDEDVGSVVSVIEVHDIGTGAVLPNKPGVYYEAEFDALTFDPQMQEVVDGEVVEVVNFGAFIGIGPVDGLLHVSQISDEYLAYDEENQQLASRESNRTLTVGDAVRARIVTKSIDERNPRDSKIGLTAKQVGLGKHGWLQEERERREGTAEAGDS; this is encoded by the coding sequence ATGTATAAACGGGTACGCCTACGCGATACGGTCGAAGTCCCGCCACGCTTTCTGGCGGAGGTCAGTCCGGGGCTGGTCAAACGGCTCCTGCAAGAAAAGCTCGAAGGTCGAATGGACGAGGACGTCGGCAGCGTCGTCTCGGTCATCGAGGTCCACGACATCGGCACCGGTGCCGTGTTGCCGAACAAGCCCGGCGTCTACTACGAGGCCGAGTTCGACGCGCTCACGTTCGACCCGCAGATGCAGGAAGTGGTCGACGGGGAGGTCGTCGAGGTCGTCAACTTCGGGGCCTTCATCGGTATCGGGCCGGTCGACGGCCTGCTCCACGTCTCCCAGATCTCCGACGAGTATCTGGCCTACGACGAGGAGAACCAACAGCTCGCCTCCCGCGAGTCCAACCGGACGCTCACCGTCGGCGACGCCGTCCGGGCGCGCATTGTCACCAAGAGCATCGACGAGCGCAACCCCCGCGACTCCAAGATCGGTCTGACCGCGAAACAGGTCGGCCTTGGCAAGCACGGCTGGCTTCAGGAGGAGCGCGAGCGTCGCGAGGGCACGGCGGAAGCCGGTGATAGCTGA